The genomic stretch ATGATACTTTTAGTCAATTGCATGAGTCATTGGAATAAGAACTATGTGTGTTATTGATTCAAGTTAGAtggaaagaaaaatctcaaagCATTTTGAAAATCATGAAAATTGAGATTTTGTGTGAATTGAATCAAATTGGACAAAGGGAAACTAAATGATTCAAATCAGGCAGCTTTGTGATTCGAATTATACTTTACacttgattcaaatcaaaatGATCTGGGTCACCTCTGCTTGATTTGATTCGAATAAGACTTTACACATGATTTAAGCCAGACAGTTTTTTCGCATTTCTCCTTTGCCTCTGTTTGAATTAATTTAAATCAGAATTACACTTGATTCGAATCACAGGCTCTCCGATTAGAACCAGACTTTGTTCTTGATTCGAATTAGTTGAGAAATGAGTCAAAATCAGTTTACTTTCTTGTTCCACTTCACTTACTCATTTGACTCAAATCATGAAATGCACTTGATTCAAATCTAACCAACTTTTTCCATTCATTCTTGTGTttaatctcaagcacatataaaaTCTTTTTGTCATCTCATTTCCATTAACTATTTTAACAATTTTCACTAGTTAGGGACGTTCAAATTCAATAACTTTTTCTTCTTTGTAATATTAGGAACATTCAAGTTCCTAATGGTAAAATGGAATGGATTTCTAAGTGTACCTCAACTAACCCTACAAGACTCACTAGTTGGGAACCTAAATTTCCTATTTGATTGTTGCGGGAAAGTCTTGTCGCTACGAAAAGATTATGGTTTTTAGATAGcggatgctcaagacacatgacggGAGATGCTTCCATGTTCATCAAGTTCGATGAGAAGGAAAACGGTCACGTCACATATGGGGACAACACAAGAGGTAAAATTCTAGGATAAGGTATTGTGGAAAATCCCTCCACAATCACCATTTAAAATATGCTTTTAGTTAGTGAGGTTAAACACAAGCCAATTATGCGACAAAGAGTACACTTTGGTTTTTGATACTCTTGGTTGTTTAATTGAACATAAGGCAATTAAGGACCTTGTTTTTAAGGGTTCTAGGATTGATAATGTATATATGCCTGATTTAGATGACATGTCAATGCATGGAACTAAGTGTTTAGTCGCCAAGAGTGAAGATTCTTTGTTACGGCATAAACACTTAAGTCACATGCATTTCGACTTATTAAATAAAATATCATCCAGGAATCTAGTGATCGATCTtcataaaataaattttttaaaagaTAAATTATGTGATTCTTGCCAAATGGAAAAGCAAACGAGAATATCGTTTAAATCAAAAAAGATTATTTCGACATCAAaacctctcgagcttctccacttaGACCTGTTTGGCCCTCCACGAACAAGAAGTTTAAGAGGAATTATTACGCATTTGTGATTGTTAATGACTACTTTAGATTCACTTGGACGTTACTTTTGACCCATAAGGATGCAACTTTTAAGGCTTTCATTTATTTGTTAAGCTTGTCCAAAATATTTTTAGTTTGAAAATTATCACTCTCCGTAGTCATCGTGGTGGTTAATTTGTTAACCATCAATTTCAAAACTTTTATACCTAAAATGAGATTGCTCATAACTTTTCATGtccaagaactccacaacaaaatggtgttgcGTAAAAATTGTGTTTTAGAAGAATTGTCCAGACCATGATAAGTAAAATGAGCCTACCTAAGTACTTTTGGATGGATGCGATTAATATCGTGTGCTATGTCTTTAACAAGGTGATCATTCAACCCATCCTAGAGAATACACCCTACAAGTTACTtaaaggtagaaaaccaaatattttttattttcgcGGTTTCAGTTGCAAATGTTTCATTTTAAATAAAGGAAAGGAAAATCTTGGTAAATTCTATGCTAATTCCGATGAAAGGATATTCTTAGGATTCTCATCTACGAGTAAAGCTTATAGGGCTTACAATCATTGAACTTCTTCAGTAGAAGAATCTATTCACATTGCATTTGATGAGTCCTCGCCCCAAAAGACGAAGAAAGGTATTTGTTCTGATGTTTCAAGTGTGATAACATAATGGTTGATCAACGACGAAAGTTCCAAAGAGGATCATACTCCTTCAACAAAGGATAAGGACATTAAGGAAGAAAAAGAGGAAATCTTACATGAGGACTACAAATAAGAGACCTCTAATTAGCTACCTCAAGATTGGACAATCACAAAAGATCATCCATTAGGTCAAATCCTAGGAGACATCAAAAGAGGTGTAAGTACTAGGTCATAGGTTAATAATTTATGTAATTACTCTGCTTTCATTTCTCAGATTGAACCTAAATCGATATTCGCTTCTTTACTTGATGAGTGATGATTACTTGCTATGCAAGAAGCACTTATCCAATTTAAATATAAAGATGTTTGGGGCCTTGTTCTCCTTCTAGTTGATAAAATTGTCATTGACACTAGATGGGTATTTAGAAATAAGAAGGATGGAAATGACGTAATTACCagaaataaagcaagattagtagcaaAAAGATATAGTCAAGCTGAAGGAATTAACTACGAGGAGACTTATATTCCTGTAGCTTGTCTAGAAGCTATTATTCCTTTTGACATTTGCTTGTTGGTTGGGCTTTAATATAAACAAAGAGGTGTATGCCTTAAACAGACAATCATATTTTCTTGTACCTATGTCGTCTCTTTTAAAATTCTGGAGAGGAGTTATATATTTCCCGTTTCTTTCGCAAATCATTGTCTCAAAAGCGCATCTTCTATCCAAACCATTATCGGACCTTCTGATAACCACACCAAATCTATGTTTAGAGTCCCTCATACGAATCCATCGAAGCATTTGATCACGAGATTCAAACTCTTGCTTGTTTTTAAAGTCGTTGCCAACATATACTGCCTTCACAATAATACCTTGAACACTCGGAGAAACAACCACATCTTGGACATTCGGAGAAGAATCTTTACCTGAAATTCTAACCTCTTTTGTTCTATATGATTTGATGAACCAAAAGGATGGAGATTTGGAGTGAAAAAATGGATTGAGAATGAAGGATTTTTAAGGTGAAGGGTTTGAATGAAAACCAACTATGTCAAAAATGACTGTGTGATCATGCAGTTAGTTCTTTTATTAGATATTTTCGAAAATGTATCTCCGAAAATATCTAACATGCAGATGTGATGTAAATTTCAAAATACCACCCATAATTTCGGTGATGCATCTCCTGAATATCTACTGAATTGTTAAATAATTAAAGTCTTTCTTACATCTCTGGAATAAAAATTATCTAACATATATAACGCCTCTTAGAATGACCTTACTTGAGTGTGTAAAAAATGCGTCTGGAGATGGATCTCTGAAAACGAGGGACATTTGTTGAAATTCACGTGGTGTAATAGAAAGTTCAAGGAGGTTTAAGAAATTCTCTTCTATAAAATCTATATAGGCCCAGTTCAAATCAAAGGCCCAATTCGAAGTTAACGTTAGTCTCAAACGCACAGCAGCAGCTTAAGAAAGCGAAGATTTctcaaaaaaataaaaacagaaaaataaaaacaatcaaagaaACCTGAAGCGAACAAGTGAAGCAACAGAGAGTGGACACCGCCTTTGGGAATGGCCGGTAAAAGTGGAACTCCGGCGACCTACTCACCGTCTCCGACAACCGGTAAAAAGAAATCAACACTTTTCAAGGAAGATTGGATCCGACCCGATGGCCGTGGTTTCCACCAGTGTAGACCCGCATGTAAGCCTCGTCAATCTTTCAAACTCAATAGTATCGTTGTTTCTTTCATTTCAGTGAAAATTGGCACATTCACAATTCTATTGTTTATTTTGTTATTACTCTTTTGTATGATGTTTTTTTTATGTATGATAAAAGTTTAGGTTTATGATTTTTGTAACATGCAGTTTTCAGGACTGGTGCTGTGAATGCTGCATCAGGATCTGCATATGCCGAGTTTGGAAACACCAAAGTCATTGTTTCTGTGTGAGTGTTTTCTTTTATCTATCTCACAATAAATGTGtcacttcatgcttcaatcaaCATAATGGTATTTGAGGTGTGTTTCTTCAGTTTTTGTTTGTTATGCTCTGCCTGCTTTTTTTTTAAAACTATAGATTTGGGCCAAGAGAGAGCAAGAAAGCAATGTTGTATAGTGATTCGGGGCGTCTGAATTGCAATGTCAGCTATACGACATTTTCAACTCCAGTTCGTGGACAGGTATATAAAATGTTGTAATTTTTGATTTCTTCAACTCTTTCCCAAATCATGATTATTTTGAGTAGCATTTAATATCTTATATCTCACAAGTTAGGGTTCAGACCACAAAGAATACAGTTCCATGCTTCATAAAGCTTTGGAGGGTGCCATAATATTGGAAAGTTTCCCCAAGACCACTGTGGATGTTTTTGCATTGGTGCTGGAATCTAGTGGCAGTAAGCTTACAATtttatgtttgattttttatttaatttatagGCATGTTGTTTTTTATGGCTTGGTTAGAAATTATAGGGATCATAAAATGTGattgttaagagtcccacatcggataatatatggcctgaacatgtgtttataagtgggggcagtcctcactctacgaaccgattttgtagggttgagttaggcccaatcACATTTCTTAAAAGTGATGAATATCAATTACCATAACACAATAGAGATGGTAGTTTAAGTTTTGTTTTTATTGTAGTTTACCTTGTGGTCATCTAGTGATTGATATGCTTCAACTGTGTTTGTTCCCTTCCTTAATGTGAGATATTTCACTTCAAAACTTTTTAATCTAGTTAATTAGTCACGGGGTCTGTTTGCAACCTAAGCTACATGTTATGTGTTGAAATTCCGGTACGGTGGCGCGGGGGTGAACCTGTAAGGTTAACACTCCAACGTTCAAGTCAGTGAGAGAATGAAAAGTGATGTGAGAATGAAGATGGATTTGAATACCTAAAATGACACACTTTCTCTCTTATATAGTGTGAATGGTTTTAACGGTCTGCGAGAGGTGTGGCGTGCTATGCAGATAGCTGTTCGATTGATTTGGACGGTGGGTGATGTGTATCTAGAGGGAGGAATTGCCTATCTCTGGTGA from Lathyrus oleraceus cultivar Zhongwan6 chromosome 7, CAAS_Psat_ZW6_1.0, whole genome shotgun sequence encodes the following:
- the LOC127103268 gene encoding exosome complex component RRP41-like, whose protein sequence is MAGKSGTPATYSPSPTTGKKKSTLFKEDWIRPDGRGFHQCRPAFFRTGAVNAASGSAYAEFGNTKVIVSVFGPRESKKAMLYSDSGRLNCNVSYTTFSTPVRGQGSDHKEYSSMLHKALEGAIILESFPKTTVDVFALVLESSGSDLPVVISVASLALADAGILMYDLVASVSVSCIGKSLVIDPISEEENCQDGSLLITCMPSRYEITQLTVTGEWSTPKINEGMQLCLDACAKLAKIMRSCLKESASDAQDESS